In Finegoldia magna ATCC 53516, a genomic segment contains:
- a CDS encoding ABC transporter permease, whose translation MKEVKVTEEKLEEYKDLAKDNPTGFKVIVNEFKKDKLAIVSLVVLAVLWIGIFVGAMLLDKEQVMKVDILNSYVRPGEAGHILGTDQGGRDLFGQLIIGARNSIVIGIAVTILTSIIGIVVGLLIGYYGGWLDNIIMRIIDFIQILPTMMIIIVFVTIVPKYSMFTFVMIFTVFYWTGMARLVRSKALAESKKDYVNASKTMGTSDLKTMFTGILPNISSILIVDMTLSFAGNIGIETGLSFLGFGLPPSDPSLGTLVSLARKPEVISDKLYVWLPASLLILVMMLCINYIGQALRRASDAKQRKG comes from the coding sequence ATGAAAGAAGTAAAAGTAACAGAAGAAAAGCTTGAAGAATATAAAGACCTTGCAAAAGATAATCCTACTGGATTTAAAGTAATTGTTAATGAATTCAAAAAAGATAAACTAGCTATAGTGTCATTGGTGGTATTAGCAGTTTTGTGGATAGGAATTTTCGTAGGAGCGATGTTACTTGATAAAGAACAAGTAATGAAAGTTGACATACTTAATTCATACGTAAGACCTGGAGAAGCTGGACACATACTAGGAACTGACCAAGGCGGTAGAGATTTATTTGGACAATTAATTATTGGAGCGAGAAACTCAATTGTAATAGGTATCGCCGTTACAATACTTACATCTATAATAGGAATAGTTGTAGGTTTATTGATCGGATATTACGGAGGATGGTTGGACAATATTATAATGAGAATTATAGATTTCATCCAAATTCTTCCAACAATGATGATAATCATAGTTTTCGTAACAATTGTTCCAAAATATTCTATGTTTACATTCGTAATGATATTTACAGTGTTCTACTGGACAGGAATGGCAAGGCTTGTAAGATCAAAAGCTCTTGCTGAAAGTAAAAAAGATTATGTAAATGCATCGAAGACAATGGGAACTAGCGATTTGAAGACGATGTTTACAGGGATTTTGCCAAACATCTCTTCAATATTAATTGTAGATATGACATTGAGTTTCGCAGGAAATATTGGTATTGAAACTGGACTTAGCTTTCTAGGTTTCGGGCTTCCACCATCAGATCCATCACTAGGAACGTTGGTATCATTAGCCAGAAAGCCAGAAGTTATATCAGATAAGTTATATGTATGGCTACCTGCATCATTATTGATATTAGTAATGATGTTGTGTATAAATTATATCGGTCAAGCATTAAGAAGGGCTTCCGATGCAAAACAAAGGAAAGGATAA
- a CDS encoding ABC transporter permease — MLLPAISYALLTTIGTIQYLRNEVVDAKSQDYVRTARAKGVPIKKVYSKHIFRNSLLPIAAFFGFQITGLLAGSIMIETIFGYQGMGSLFVDCINQRDYSVMTALVMIYGFLTLCGSLLSDIIMSIVDPRIRID; from the coding sequence ATGCTACTTCCTGCAATATCCTATGCACTACTTACAACTATTGGAACTATTCAATATTTGAGAAATGAAGTTGTAGATGCAAAAAGTCAAGACTACGTAAGAACTGCAAGAGCAAAAGGGGTTCCTATTAAAAAAGTTTACAGTAAACACATTTTTAGAAACTCACTTTTACCAATAGCTGCATTCTTCGGATTCCAAATCACAGGTTTGTTAGCTGGTTCTATCATGATTGAAACAATTTTCGGATATCAAGGAATGGGTTCATTATTCGTTGACTGTATTAACCAAAGGGACTACTCAGTTATGACAGCTCTTGTAATGATTTATGGTTTCTTAACACTTTGCGGTTCATTATTAAGTGATATTATCATGAGTATAGTGGACCCTAGAATAAGGATAGATTAG
- a CDS encoding ABC transporter permease codes for MTKTIIRRFLIMIPQLIVLSLFIFFVAQKMPGDPFTGKITPSTGNSKVEEELKIKSGFYDPWYVKYKRWVGNALQGDFGDSYTQKLPVKDVIGQRAKNTFFLSLFSLIIMYAIAIPLGINAGRYSGSTFDQGVNLYNFLALATPGFVFYLIMLLIFGYKLGWFPTSGIISLEASAKGGMAAVLSICYFLQYPMHYLQLLELFNI; via the coding sequence ATGACTAAAACTATAATCAGAAGATTTTTAATAATGATTCCTCAATTGATAGTGTTAAGTTTATTTATATTCTTCGTAGCTCAAAAGATGCCAGGGGATCCTTTTACAGGGAAAATCACACCAAGTACTGGTAACTCAAAGGTTGAAGAAGAACTTAAAATAAAATCTGGATTTTACGATCCATGGTATGTGAAATATAAGAGATGGGTTGGAAATGCACTTCAAGGAGATTTTGGAGATTCTTATACTCAAAAGCTACCAGTGAAAGACGTTATTGGTCAAAGAGCTAAGAATACATTCTTCTTATCATTGTTCTCATTAATAATAATGTATGCAATTGCTATTCCTCTAGGAATAAACGCAGGTAGATACAGTGGGTCGACATTCGATCAGGGGGTTAACTTGTATAACTTCCTGGCACTAGCAACCCCGGGATTCGTATTTTACTTGATAATGCTTTTAATATTCGGATACAAGTTAGGATGGTTTCCAACAAGTGGTATCATAAGTCTTGAAGCATCAGCAAAAGGTGGCATGGCAGCGGTATTAAGTATATGCTACTTCCTGCAATATCCTATGCACTACTTACAACTATTGGAACTATTCAATATTTGA
- a CDS encoding ATP-binding cassette domain-containing protein: MGFLEVKNLKVHYPIRGGFFNTIQDYIKAVDGVDMDIEQGKTYGLIGESGSGKSTIGKAIVGLEKITDGHILYEGKDVTSRSYRKKINYNQDVQMIFQDSMSSLDPKKRILDIIAEPIRNFEKLTPKEEKEKVFKLLDIVGLNESAIYKYPFEFSGGQRQRIGVARAVACNPRLIVADEPVSALDLSVQAQVLNYMKLIQQEFNLSYIFISHDLGVVRHMCDYIYIMHNGKFVETGNRDELYSDPQHIYTKRLIAAIPQIEPNRRKELRDARQAIEKKFDEQKNVYYDENGSVYDLTKYKDSHYVAARKGEI; encoded by the coding sequence ATGGGATTTTTAGAAGTTAAAAATTTGAAAGTTCATTATCCAATTCGTGGTGGATTTTTTAATACAATTCAAGACTATATCAAAGCTGTTGATGGAGTTGATATGGATATTGAACAAGGAAAAACTTATGGATTGATTGGAGAGTCAGGTTCTGGGAAGTCAACTATCGGAAAAGCTATAGTAGGACTTGAAAAGATTACAGATGGACACATTTTGTACGAAGGAAAAGATGTTACAAGTAGATCTTACAGAAAAAAGATAAACTACAATCAAGATGTTCAAATGATTTTCCAAGACTCAATGAGTTCGCTTGATCCTAAAAAAAGAATTTTGGATATAATCGCTGAACCAATCAGAAATTTTGAAAAACTTACACCTAAAGAAGAAAAAGAAAAGGTGTTTAAATTATTAGACATAGTTGGACTTAACGAAAGTGCAATTTACAAATATCCATTTGAATTCTCAGGTGGTCAAAGACAAAGAATTGGTGTTGCAAGAGCTGTTGCATGTAACCCAAGATTGATAGTTGCAGACGAACCAGTTAGTGCACTTGACTTATCAGTTCAAGCGCAAGTATTAAACTACATGAAGTTGATTCAACAAGAGTTTAATCTAAGCTACATTTTCATCTCTCACGATTTGGGGGTTGTAAGACACATGTGTGATTACATTTATATTATGCATAACGGCAAATTTGTAGAAACTGGTAATCGTGATGAGTTATACTCTGATCCTCAACATATTTACACAAAAAGACTTATCGCAGCGATTCCTCAAATCGAACCAAATAGAAGAAAAGAGCTTAGAGATGCTAGACAAGCTATTGAAAAGAAGTTTGATGAACAGAAAAATGTCTACTACGATGAAAATGGATCGGTGTACGATTTGACGAAATACAAAGATTCTCATTATGTAGCAGCTAGAAAGGGGGAAATATAA
- a CDS encoding ABC transporter ATP-binding protein — MSANKKILEVNNMHTAFRIKDDYYDAVDDVSFELYENEVLAMVGESGCGKSTLATTIMGLHNMNYTQISGEVIYNGENILNYTEAQFNELRGGEIGMIFQDPLASLNPLMRIGEQIEEALLYHTDLDKKQRQAKAVDLLKKVGIENAEVIARQFPHQLSGGMRQRVIIAIALSCKPRVLIADEPTTALDVTIQAQILDLIKELQNQMNSGIILITHDLGVVAQTADRVCVMYAGQIVEIAPVDELFNNPLHPYTRSLLNSIPQADNESDQLHVIEGMVPSLKDLPRKGCRFAPRIPWIDDSEHEENPVLHDVGNGHLVRCTCWKNFHFKDE, encoded by the coding sequence ATGTCTGCTAATAAGAAAATATTGGAAGTTAATAATATGCATACAGCTTTTAGAATAAAAGACGATTATTATGACGCCGTAGACGATGTTTCATTTGAATTGTATGAAAATGAAGTATTAGCTATGGTTGGTGAATCTGGTTGTGGCAAATCTACACTTGCTACTACAATTATGGGTTTACATAATATGAACTACACTCAAATTAGCGGTGAAGTTATATATAACGGCGAAAATATTTTGAATTATACAGAAGCTCAATTCAATGAGTTGAGAGGTGGAGAAATTGGTATGATATTCCAAGATCCATTGGCATCGCTTAACCCATTAATGAGAATTGGCGAACAAATTGAAGAAGCTTTGTTGTATCACACTGATTTGGACAAGAAACAACGTCAAGCAAAAGCTGTTGATCTTCTAAAAAAAGTAGGGATTGAAAATGCTGAAGTTATAGCAAGACAATTTCCTCATCAATTATCCGGAGGTATGAGACAAAGAGTAATCATTGCGATTGCTTTGAGTTGTAAACCTCGTGTTTTGATAGCTGATGAGCCAACTACTGCACTTGATGTTACAATTCAAGCACAAATTCTAGATTTAATAAAAGAATTACAAAATCAAATGAATTCAGGAATTATATTGATAACCCATGATTTAGGAGTTGTAGCACAGACCGCTGATAGAGTTTGCGTAATGTATGCAGGTCAGATCGTTGAGATTGCACCTGTGGATGAGTTGTTCAATAACCCACTTCATCCATATACTAGAAGCTTATTAAATTCCATTCCGCAAGCAGATAATGAATCTGATCAGTTACACGTAATAGAAGGTATGGTTCCTTCATTAAAAGATTTGCCAAGAAAAGGATGCAGATTTGCACCTCGTATTCCTTGGATAGACGATTCAGAACATGAAGAAAACCCAGTATTACATGATGTTGGCAATGGACACTTAGTTCGTTGTACATGCTGGAAGAACTTCCATTTTAAAGACGAATAG
- a CDS encoding 1-phosphofructokinase family hexose kinase gives MIYTVTMNPALEFVSEVTDFEFDKNNISDFDLMLPAGKGINVSRILKQLGLPTVATGFAGGFTGEFVEDWLRREDIKSEFIRIDDNTRINIKITGASKTVIESKGPSISHQELQELLYYLSRVKEGDTVFLSTAFPKNITETVIERMIAICKANKAEFVLDIDEYYLEKFADEGSLLQNISVKCLEHMFKTKIDSETDLLKWKDEIFDLNSKFVIVPFVDNKVYLFQGNSVYAFEIEQMINQKRDFVIDSIIAGFIATFIRTSDHEKSFEMANACALASLKTKDLPKKFQIDDCLEDINIVKID, from the coding sequence ATGATTTACACAGTTACTATGAATCCTGCACTTGAATTTGTAAGTGAAGTTACGGATTTTGAATTTGACAAAAACAATATATCGGATTTTGATTTGATGCTTCCAGCTGGAAAAGGAATCAATGTTTCTAGGATTTTAAAACAACTTGGACTTCCAACGGTTGCAACTGGATTTGCTGGAGGATTTACTGGAGAATTTGTCGAAGATTGGCTTAGAAGAGAAGATATCAAATCTGAATTCATCAGAATTGATGACAATACTAGAATCAATATCAAAATCACAGGCGCATCAAAAACTGTGATTGAATCAAAAGGACCGAGTATTTCTCATCAAGAACTTCAGGAATTGTTGTATTATCTATCCAGAGTCAAAGAAGGAGACACTGTGTTTTTGTCCACAGCTTTTCCAAAAAATATAACAGAAACTGTAATTGAAAGAATGATTGCAATCTGTAAAGCTAACAAAGCGGAGTTTGTACTTGATATAGATGAGTATTATTTGGAAAAATTTGCTGATGAAGGATCACTTCTTCAAAACATTAGCGTCAAATGCTTGGAGCATATGTTTAAAACAAAAATAGATTCAGAAACTGATTTGCTTAAATGGAAAGACGAAATATTTGATTTGAATTCTAAATTTGTGATAGTTCCTTTTGTGGATAATAAAGTGTATTTATTCCAAGGAAATTCCGTTTATGCTTTTGAAATAGAACAGATGATTAACCAAAAGAGAGATTTTGTTATTGATTCAATAATCGCTGGATTTATCGCGACATTTATCAGAACTTCAGATCATGAAAAGTCTTTTGAAATGGCAAATGCATGTGCACTTGCTTCTTTGAAGACCAAAGATTTGCCGAAAAAATTCCAAATAGATGATTGCTTAGAAGATATTAATATAGTAAAAATAGACTAA
- a CDS encoding zinc ribbon domain-containing protein, with amino-acid sequence MRCPNCNEKVLDTVNFCHNCGFNLKEYRESLNEQKDIEEQPKDNHASTDKDYSYSDDVMNIFNIKNREKSAEEQKCEEIINKNKSEHKPKRIEDIFQVINKNKSQYGKFNPDKEVEKKINHEDEKEPEENYENTIFITKGYDENQEKIKRDESIRFTSANEFTIHKIEEEDDDEDEFMDTFEVKTKQVFDKINLFFTKILKKMMGGAQPYRFSMRIAVVVLSALPLLFFYMNSTNHWTFTQKSKAIVVMVCVLVLDVFQKVLSYSLGLKLAGTKLYQPIDKDLRYNISVLLSVIESLIFSLFGVLTAGGLVGFSSSVFTFTFLGAHAFIYLISLVILILFATIILVDRFDYKNLWKIYGLNAAGIVITRLVVFMVVMTLLQKIFFGLAPGLM; translated from the coding sequence ATGCGTTGTCCTAATTGCAATGAAAAAGTGTTAGATACGGTGAATTTCTGTCACAATTGTGGGTTCAATTTGAAAGAATACCGCGAAAGTTTGAATGAACAAAAAGATATAGAAGAACAACCAAAAGATAATCACGCATCTACAGATAAGGATTATTCCTATTCAGATGATGTGATGAATATTTTTAATATAAAAAATCGTGAGAAATCTGCTGAAGAACAAAAGTGCGAAGAAATCATAAATAAAAATAAATCTGAGCACAAACCAAAAAGAATTGAAGATATTTTTCAAGTGATTAACAAAAACAAGTCTCAGTATGGAAAGTTCAATCCAGACAAAGAAGTTGAGAAGAAAATAAATCACGAAGATGAAAAAGAACCCGAAGAAAATTATGAAAACACGATTTTTATTACCAAAGGTTACGACGAAAATCAAGAAAAAATCAAAAGAGATGAGTCGATAAGATTCACATCTGCAAATGAGTTTACTATCCATAAGATTGAAGAAGAAGATGATGATGAAGACGAATTTATGGATACTTTTGAGGTTAAAACTAAACAAGTGTTTGACAAAATCAATTTGTTTTTTACTAAAATATTAAAGAAAATGATGGGTGGAGCACAACCATACAGGTTCTCAATGAGAATTGCTGTTGTAGTATTGTCTGCTTTGCCGCTATTGTTCTTTTACATGAATTCTACAAATCACTGGACATTTACTCAAAAATCAAAGGCAATCGTGGTTATGGTTTGTGTATTAGTATTGGATGTTTTCCAAAAAGTTTTATCATACAGTCTGGGACTTAAACTAGCAGGAACAAAATTATATCAACCTATCGACAAGGATTTGAGATATAATATCTCAGTTTTACTTTCAGTTATAGAATCTTTGATATTTAGCTTATTTGGAGTATTAACAGCAGGAGGACTTGTCGGTTTTAGTTCGTCTGTTTTCACGTTCACATTTTTGGGAGCACACGCTTTTATATATTTAATTTCATTAGTAATATTGATACTATTTGCGACGATTATTTTAGTAGATAGATTTGATTACAAAAATTTGTGGAAAATTTACGGACTTAATGCGGCTGGAATTGTGATAACAAGACTTGTGGTGTTCATGGTCGTTATGACACTTCTTCAAAAAATATTCTTTGGACTTGCTCCTGGATTAATGTAG
- a CDS encoding dihydrofolate reductase has product MKVILAVDRNFAIGKDGDMLFSIPEDMQRFKELTTGNIVIMGRKTLESLPDSKPLPNRTNIIITSKDLDGMLCVKNEEELLRTLKEINPDRKMTEYLIGGANTIESFIHLVDEFVITYVDAEFEYDAKIRNLFEDQDFYVSEESDIKTYEGLDYRYMVFKRK; this is encoded by the coding sequence ATGAAAGTTATATTAGCAGTAGATAGAAATTTTGCGATAGGAAAAGATGGAGATATGCTTTTTTCAATTCCTGAAGATATGCAAAGATTTAAGGAGTTAACAACTGGAAATATCGTTATAATGGGAAGAAAAACATTGGAATCTTTGCCAGATTCAAAACCTCTACCAAATAGAACCAACATAATAATTACAAGCAAAGACTTAGACGGTATGCTTTGCGTAAAAAACGAAGAAGAATTGCTACGCACTCTCAAAGAAATCAACCCAGACCGCAAAATGACAGAATATTTGATAGGTGGAGCAAACACGATTGAATCATTTATACATTTAGTTGATGAATTCGTAATCACTTATGTTGACGCAGAATTTGAATACGATGCGAAAATAAGAAACTTATTCGAAGACCAAGATTTCTATGTATCAGAAGAATCAGACATCAAAACTTACGAAGGCTTGGATTATAGATATATGGTTTTTAAAAGAAAATAA
- the corA gene encoding magnesium/cobalt transporter CorA, whose product MANLLFEDRINEILDTLRLENNLENTKITFCTFDEHHFDKHQTTDIDDIELRDDRINWIYITGLSDTDNFIKMKEKFKIHPLIIEDMLDVEQRTKLEAYDDYLFVVTDTVDYDMFNSVKELSFNQVSFVLKENLLVTVEQNKTTSFDRVLDKLEKIPVFRPKTTDGLLLLLMDAFIDNYYQIFDILGEYIDDLEDAMMTNNDDDVLRELYTMKKNLIFLRKTLWPLRSVINEISKFRVNLVSHNTSIYMRDLYDHIIQMLEFIEVYRDMINSMIDAFDTNISNRTNEVMMVLTVWSTIFLPLTFLTGVYGMNFKYMPELQGKYGYILFWVTAVVITSVMIYYFKKKKWM is encoded by the coding sequence TTGGCTAATTTATTATTTGAGGATAGAATCAACGAAATATTAGATACTCTTAGGCTTGAGAACAATCTTGAGAACACCAAAATTACTTTTTGTACTTTTGATGAACATCATTTCGATAAACATCAAACCACAGACATCGATGATATCGAATTGAGAGATGACAGGATAAATTGGATATATATCACAGGATTATCAGATACAGATAATTTCATAAAAATGAAAGAAAAATTCAAAATCCATCCTCTTATAATAGAAGACATGTTGGATGTGGAACAAAGGACAAAACTAGAAGCTTATGACGATTATTTGTTCGTGGTAACAGATACTGTGGATTATGATATGTTCAACAGTGTAAAGGAATTGTCGTTTAACCAAGTTTCTTTTGTTTTGAAAGAAAATTTGTTAGTGACTGTAGAGCAAAACAAAACCACATCATTTGACAGAGTTTTGGACAAGTTAGAAAAAATTCCTGTTTTTAGACCGAAAACTACAGATGGACTGTTGCTTTTGTTAATGGATGCATTCATAGACAACTACTATCAAATTTTTGATATTTTGGGAGAATACATAGATGATTTGGAAGACGCTATGATGACTAACAATGATGACGATGTTCTCAGAGAACTTTACACCATGAAGAAAAACCTAATATTTTTGAGGAAGACTTTGTGGCCTTTGCGTTCAGTTATCAATGAAATTTCGAAGTTCAGAGTAAATTTGGTAAGTCACAACACATCTATTTACATGAGAGATTTGTACGATCACATAATCCAAATGCTTGAATTCATAGAAGTGTATCGCGATATGATTAACTCCATGATAGATGCATTTGACACTAATATCTCCAACAGAACTAACGAAGTAATGATGGTATTGACTGTGTGGTCGACGATATTTTTGCCTTTGACATTCTTAACAGGAGTCTATGGAATGAACTTTAAATATATGCCGGAACTTCAAGGGAAATACGGATATATTTTGTTCTGGGTTACTGCTGTTGTGATTACTAGTGTTATGATTTATTATTTTAAAAAGAAAAAATGGATGTAA
- a CDS encoding thioredoxin family protein, whose protein sequence is MKKFKKSDINSKIFNKGDKVLFFHADGICPCIPAKNDLEDIEKSFQGEIEFYEYLAKKVREIDKDEIITHYEALPLPTTLFIKDGKIIDRLVGDNSKSTYRNYANKLLDE, encoded by the coding sequence ATGAAAAAATTTAAAAAGAGTGACATTAACTCTAAGATATTTAACAAAGGAGACAAGGTTTTATTTTTCCACGCCGACGGGATTTGCCCATGTATTCCGGCGAAAAATGATTTGGAAGATATCGAAAAATCATTTCAAGGAGAAATAGAATTTTACGAATATTTAGCTAAAAAAGTTAGAGAAATTGACAAGGACGAGATAATTACGCATTACGAAGCGTTGCCACTACCTACGACTTTATTTATAAAAGATGGCAAAATCATCGACAGACTTGTAGGGGATAACTCAAAATCGACATACAGAAATTACGCGAACAAATTATTGGACGAATAA
- a CDS encoding glycogen/starch/alpha-glucan phosphorylase — translation MEKEEFLLQFEKNLFNLFGKDLQTSTEKEKYIAFSKIIMSELAEDWKKTSDKHKNSRNAYYFSAEFLIGRSLGNNLLNMGLDEKYSQVLKELDIDINDLEIQEEDAALGNGGLGRLAACFMESAASLDYPLTGYGVRYRQGLFKQYFHNGFQMEVGDNWTLDKDPWSRRVESESKIIRYKNQVVKAVPYDMPVVGYKNHVVNTLRLWQAECDDGFDFQKFNNFQYDDSVKEKNRAEDITRVLYPNDIQRPGKVLRLKQQYFFCSASIQDIIEKYEKNFPNDKDFEDFEKYNTIQLNDTHPVMAIPEMMRVLMDDKKLSWKQAWNVTSNVFNYTNHTILQEAMEKWSVDVVEEVSPRIMDIITEIDRRFVSDLVGLYYSVDRIDNLRIVKDNTVNMAHLAILTAVKINGVAKIHTEILKNETLKSWHDLYPDKFVNKTNGITPRRWLFYSNPELTNFITELLGEDWKTDLTKLKELEKFQDDESVLEKLMEIKLHNKIRLKKYIKEHENIDVDENSIFDIQVKRLHEYKRQLLNAFHILNLYYKIKNNEISDIPKQTYIFGAKAAPGYFRAKAIIKFINEVKNLVNNDDVVNKYIKVVFLENFNVSIGELVYPAADVSEQISTAGKEASGTGNMKFMLNGALTVGTYDGANIEIFNHAGEDNNFPFGATVDVLNSIRDSYNPVEYYYKDENIKRVVDTLLSDLINDSGSFMFLDIYNSLVNRDSSFKLDEYFVLKDFNDYEQIHEKILQTYADKKKWAKMSLMNIANFGEFSSDRTIKEYAEEIWRIVPNEKI, via the coding sequence ATGGAAAAGGAAGAATTTTTGTTGCAATTTGAAAAAAACTTATTTAATTTGTTTGGGAAAGATTTACAAACTTCTACTGAAAAAGAAAAATATATAGCTTTTTCTAAAATAATAATGAGCGAATTGGCAGAAGATTGGAAGAAAACTTCTGACAAACACAAAAATTCACGCAATGCCTACTATTTTAGCGCGGAATTTTTGATAGGAAGATCTTTAGGAAATAATTTGTTGAATATGGGTTTGGACGAAAAATATTCACAAGTTTTAAAAGAATTGGACATCGACATCAATGATTTGGAAATTCAAGAAGAAGATGCAGCTTTGGGTAACGGTGGATTAGGAAGACTTGCAGCGTGTTTCATGGAAAGTGCGGCTAGCTTGGATTATCCGTTGACAGGTTATGGCGTGAGATATCGCCAAGGACTTTTCAAACAATATTTTCACAACGGATTTCAGATGGAAGTCGGAGACAATTGGACATTGGACAAAGATCCTTGGTCAAGACGTGTAGAATCGGAATCCAAAATCATTAGATACAAAAACCAAGTCGTAAAAGCAGTTCCTTATGATATGCCTGTTGTAGGATACAAAAATCACGTTGTAAACACTTTGAGACTGTGGCAGGCAGAATGTGATGACGGATTTGATTTTCAAAAATTCAATAATTTTCAATACGATGATTCCGTAAAAGAAAAAAACAGGGCAGAAGATATTACCCGAGTTTTGTATCCTAATGATATACAAAGACCGGGAAAAGTTTTAAGGCTTAAACAACAGTATTTTTTCTGCAGTGCATCAATTCAAGATATAATTGAAAAATATGAGAAAAACTTCCCAAATGATAAGGATTTTGAAGATTTTGAAAAATACAATACTATTCAGTTAAATGACACTCATCCTGTTATGGCTATTCCAGAAATGATGAGAGTGTTGATGGATGATAAAAAACTTTCTTGGAAACAAGCTTGGAATGTTACAAGCAATGTGTTCAACTACACTAATCACACGATTTTACAAGAAGCTATGGAAAAATGGAGTGTCGATGTTGTAGAAGAAGTGAGTCCTAGAATTATGGATATTATCACCGAAATCGACAGGAGATTTGTCAGCGATTTGGTGGGATTGTATTATTCTGTCGATAGAATAGATAATCTCAGAATTGTGAAAGATAATACTGTTAATATGGCTCATTTGGCGATATTAACAGCCGTAAAGATTAACGGCGTTGCTAAAATCCACACAGAAATTCTGAAAAACGAGACATTAAAATCATGGCACGATTTGTATCCGGATAAATTCGTCAACAAAACAAATGGAATTACTCCAAGACGTTGGCTATTTTATTCAAATCCAGAGCTAACGAATTTTATAACAGAACTTTTGGGAGAAGATTGGAAGACTGATCTTACAAAATTAAAAGAACTTGAAAAATTCCAAGACGATGAGAGTGTTTTGGAAAAATTAATGGAAATCAAACTTCACAACAAAATCAGACTGAAAAAATACATCAAAGAACATGAAAACATCGATGTAGATGAGAACTCTATTTTTGACATACAAGTTAAAAGACTTCACGAATACAAAAGACAATTGTTGAATGCTTTTCACATTTTGAATTTGTATTATAAAATCAAAAACAATGAAATATCCGATATCCCAAAACAAACATATATTTTCGGGGCGAAGGCAGCGCCGGGTTATTTCAGAGCAAAAGCTATTATAAAATTCATAAATGAAGTTAAAAATCTGGTGAACAATGACGATGTTGTGAACAAATACATCAAGGTTGTGTTCTTGGAAAACTTCAACGTATCCATCGGAGAATTGGTGTATCCTGCAGCAGATGTGAGTGAACAGATTTCAACTGCGGGAAAAGAAGCTTCGGGAACTGGTAACATGAAGTTTATGTTAAATGGAGCATTGACTGTGGGAACTTACGACGGCGCGAACATTGAGATTTTCAATCACGCAGGTGAAGACAATAACTTCCCATTTGGAGCGACTGTTGACGTATTAAATTCCATCAGAGACAGTTACAATCCAGTTGAGTATTATTATAAGGATGAAAATATTAAACGCGTTGTGGATACTTTGCTAAGCGATTTGATCAACGATAGTGGATCGTTTATGTTTTTGGACATTTACAACTCACTTGTAAACAGAGATTCGTCATTTAAATTAGACGAATATTTTGTGTTAAAAGATTTCAACGATTATGAACAAATTCACGAAAAGATTTTACAAACTTACGCCGACAAGAAAAAATGGGCTAAGATGAGTTTGATGAACATCGCAAATTTCGGAGAATTTTCATCGGATAGAACTATAAAAGAATATGCAGAAGAGATTTGGAGGATAGTACCAAATGAAAAAATTTAA